The stretch of DNA ACAACGAACTGCTGATCCGCGACGCACTGCGCAGCAGCGGCCGCGGCCGCGACGAGGTGCAGATCAGCGTGAAGTTCGGCGCGCTGCGCGACGCCGACGGCGGCTGGCTGGGCAACGACGCCCGCCCGCAGGCCGTCAAGAACTTCCTCGCCTACTCGCTGGGCCGGCTGGGCACCGACCACGTCGACATCTACCGCCCGGCCCGGCTGGACCCCGACGTCCCGATCGAGGAGACCGTCGGCGCCATCGCCGAGCAGATCCAGGCCGGGCACGTCCGCCACATCGGGCTGTCCGAGGTCGGCGCCGAGACCCTGCGCCGCGCCCACGCCGTGCACCCGATCGCCGACCTGCAGATCGAGTACTCGCTGATCTCCCGCGGCATCGAGGCCGAGATCCTGCCCACCGCCCGCGAACTGGGCATCGGCATCACCGCCTACGGCGTGCTCTCCCGCGGCCTGATCAGCGGCCACTGGAGCGCCGACCGGGCCACGGCCCCGGGCGACTTCCGCGGCATCATCCCCCGCTTCGCGGCCGGCAACGTGGAGACCAACCTGCGGCTGGTCGAGACCCTGCGAGCGGTCGCCGAGACCAAGGGCGCCACGGTCGCCCAGACCGCCATCGCCTGGGTGCTGGCCCAGGGCGAGGACATCGTGCCGCTGGTCGGCGCCCGCCGCCGGGAGCGGCTCAGCGAGGCGCTGGGTGCGCTCGACCTCAAGCTGGCGGCCGACGACCTGGCCGCGATCGAGGCCGCGGTCCCGGCCGGTGCCGCTGTGGGCGACCGGTACATTGCTGCCCAGATGGCACACCTGGACAGCGAGAAGTAGGGCCGGACTACACGCGATGGCGGAAACAGCGCTCACCAGCGAGCAGATCATCGAGGCGGCGGAGGACGTGCTGCGCCGCTTCGGGCCCGCCAAGGCCACGGTGGTGGATGTGGCCCGGGTCCTCGGGGTGAGCCATGGCACGGTCTACCGCCACTTCCCCAGCAAGGCGGCGCTGCGCGCGGCGGTGACCCGGCGCTGGCTGGCCCGTGCCCATGCGGCGCTGCCCGCGATCGCCACCGGGTCCCAGTCGCCCGACCGCCGGCTCCGGCTCTGGCTGGAGGCGCTGTACCGGGCCAAGAAGAGCAAGGCCCTGGACGACCCTGAGCTGTTCGCCACCTACTCGGTGCTGGCCGTGGAGAGCAGCAGCGTGCTCGACGAGCACATCAGGGCGCTGGAGGCGCAGCTCGCCGTGATCATCGCGGAGGGCCAGGACGACGGGATCTTCGCCCGCGACGGCGACCCGCTGACCCTGGCTCAGATCGTGTTCCAGGCCACCGGCCGGTTCCACGACCCGGTCTACGCAGCCGTCTGGTCCGCCCCGACCGCGGACCGCGACTTCGCCGCTCTGGTCGGCCTGCTGCTGCGGGGGCTCGCGGCCCGCTGACAGCCGGCTGACGCCGCCTCAGCAGCGGGGGCGGGGTGACGTTGTCACGGCCGTCGCCCTTGTCGCCTCAACGAGGGGCTGTTGTCACTCGATCGGACGAACGTGGAGACGTATTCGGCCATACGGGTCAAATGCTCGCTACATTCACGCCGTTCCCGTAGGGAGCTCGCGGGGCGTTCCGGGGAGCGCACCCCGGTGCCGCCGAGAGCCCCCGGAAGGTGAGTGTCCTATGCCCCAACGGCCAGTAACCGAGCGGCCGTCGACCGAGCCGCGTCCGGACCGCAACGCGGTCCAGGACCACCCTCGGTCGGTCGACCACCGGATCAGCCCGCCCCGGGCTTTGGAGCCACCCATGAGCCCTGGTCCGTCCCGTCCCGTCCCGCACCAGGCGTCACCGCCGGAGGCCCGCTCCCAGGCCGACCGGTCGCAGAACGCGCGGCTGGCCGCGCTGATCGAGGAGGCCGGCTTCTCCCACGCCGGCCTGGCGCGCAGGGTCGACCAGCTCGGGCTGGAGCACGGTCTGGACCTGCGCTACGACAAGACCTCGGTCACCCGCTGGCTGCGCGGCCAGCAGCCGCGCGGCGCGACCCCGGCGCTGATCGCCGAGGTGTTCACCCGCCGCCTGGGCCGCCGGCTGAGCGCCCAGGACCTCGGTCTGGACGCCTGCGCGCCGGTGTACGCGGGGCTGGAGTTCGCCGAGACCCCGGCCGAGGCCGTGGACATCGTCAGCAGCATGTGGCGCAAGGACACCGGCGCCCACTCCGAGCTGCGACGGATCGCCTTCACCCCGGCGGGCCTGGTGGTCCCCAGCCGGGACTGGCTGATCGGCCGCACCGACGACCGGGTCGCCCGGGAGACCCCGCAGGAACTGGGCATCGCCGCACCGCCGTTGCGGCCGGGGCTGCGCCCCGGGCTCCCGGGCATCCCCGCGCAGACCCGCCGCCCGCTCACCCCCGGAGCGCTGGGGGTCGGCGCACCGGGCGCGGGTTCGGGCGGGATCGGTCACGGCGAGGCGCTGCCCGCCCCGGCCCCGTCCGCCCACCTGCCGCGCGGCCTGCAGCGGGTTGGCCGCGGGGACGTCGCCGCCGTTCGCGCCGTCGGCGACCTGTTCCGCTCGCTGGACAACGCCTACGGCGGCGGCCACGCCAGGCAGGCGCTGATCCGCTACCTGGAGAGCGAGGCCGAGCCCATGCTGCGGGGCCGCTACAGCGAGCCCATCGGCCGCTCGCTGTTCGGCGCCGTCGCCGACCTCACCCGGCTGGCCGGGTGGACCTCCTACGACATCGGCGCGCACGGCCTGGCCCAGCGCTACTTCGTGCAGTCGCTGCGGCTCGCCCAGGCGGCCAACGACCGGCTCTACGGCGCGTACATCCTGGTCACCATGAGCCGCCAGGCGGTCTACCTCGGCCACGGCCGGGAGGCCGTACAGCTGGCCCGCGTGGCCCAGCAGGGCATCGGCAGCGCCGCGCCCAGCCCGGTCCAGGCCCTGATGCACGCCGCGGAGGCGCGGGGGCACGGGGTGATCGGCGACGCCAGGTCCTGCACCACCTCGCTGGTCAGGGCCGAGCGTGCGCTGCAGACCGCGCGGCCCGGCGACGACCTGCCGCCGTGGGCGCGGTTCTTCGACGAGGCCCAGCTGGCCGACGAGTTCGGCCACTGCTACCGCGATCTGCAGCAGTGGCGCCCCTGCGCACAGCATGCGGAGCGGTCGCTCCGGCTGCGGGGGGTGGGGTACGCCCGTAGCAGGGTCTTCTGCCGCATCGTGCTGGCCACGGCGAGGTTGGGCATGGGCGAGGTCGACGAGGCCTGCACAGGCGCCACGGAGGCGCTTCGTGGGGCGGCGGAGATGCGGTCGCTCCGGGCGGTGGAGTATGTCCGCGAGTTCAGCCGCCGACTGGGGCCCTATCGGGGGACCACAGCCGTCCGCAGCTTCGAGGAAGCGGCCCATGCGGCAGGCGTGATCTGACCCTGAGTGCATGGTTGGCAGCGCAGTTCCCCGCGCCCCTGAGGTTTTGCAACTGGGCCAGTTGCAATTGGATAGGGGCGCGGGGAACTGCGCGATAAGCCGACTACGGTCCGCACCTTAGGCAGCCAGCTCAGCCCCGGCAGCGCTGGGCAACCCCAAGTCCCGCAGCACCGCGCCCGCCGCCCGCCGCCCTGACAGCAGGGCGCCCTGCACCGTGCTGGTGTCGCGGTGGTCGCCGCAGACGTAGAGCCCGTGGAGGACCCGTACCGGCCGCCTGAAGTGGTGCGGCGGCACCATCGCGGGGAGGGCGTCCGGGACGTGCCGGACCGTCAGGAACTCCCAGCCGGACGGGTCCACCCCGTACAGCCGGCCCAGGCGCCGCCGCACCTGCGGCTCCAGCGCTGCCGGGCCGTCAGGCCCGAAGTGCGGACGGCCGAGCACCGTGGAGGAGATCAGCGCGCCGCCGCCGGGGGCGTAGGAGCGGTCCACCTCGCTGAGCACCAGCGTGTGGGCGACCAGTGAACTGCCCCGGTCCGCGTCCAGCAGCAACTGCGGCGCGGCCAGCGGGGAGTCCGCGGCGACGTGGTAGTAGGTCGTCACCGGGTGGTGTCCGGGCTGGTGCAGCCCGGGAAGCAGCTCGCCGGCCGAGCGGGAGTCCGCGGCCACCACCACGGCCCGGCAGGGCACCCGGCCGTGCCGTTCGGTGTCCACACCGTCCGCCGAGACCGACGTCACCCGGACGCCCAGCCGGACCGTCCCGGCCGGCAGCGCCTCGGCGAGCTGCGCGGGGACGGCGCCGATGCCCCCGGCCGGGAGGCTCAGCCCGCCGCGGGCGTAGCCGCGCAGCACCAGGTCCGCCACCCTGCTGCTGCTGGCCAGGTGCGGGTCGCTGAGCAGCGCGGCCAGCAGCGGGCGCAGGAAACCGTCGACGGTCCTGGCCGGGATCCCGCGCAGCGCCAGCGCCTCGGCGGCGGTCCGCTCGGGGCGGCCCAGCAGCTGTTCGGTGGGGGTCGCGGCGAACCGGGTCAGCGCCGCACCGAGCCGGGCCTTGTCCCAGGGCGCGCCGATGGGGGCGCGAACGGAGGTGAGTGCGTTGCGGGCGCGGGGGGCCGCCCCGATCCGGTGCCGCCGTCCCCGCTGATGCACCAGCACCTCCGGGCTGAGCGGACGCAGTTCGAGCCGCTGCAGGTCGAGGCTGCGGTCGAGCTCCGGGAACGAGGGGTTGAGCAGGTGCGAACCGTGGTCGAGCCGGAAGCCGTCGTGGTGGTCGCCCGCGGTCCGGCCGCCGGTGCGGGTCGTGGACTCCAGGACGGTCACGGTCAGCCCGGCGGTGGTGAGCTGTCGCGCGGCGGCCAGTCCGGCGAGTCCGGCTCCCACGACGACCACGTCGACCGGACGGGACATTCTGTGCAGCAGAGGCGTTGCGGGCACGGTGCGGCTCCCTCCGTGTGCCTCGGTCGGCCGACGCCGATCGGTCTCCGCTTCATGCCCCGTCACGGTGCTGATCAGACCGCCGGTTTCGGCCGTGGTGAACGGAGGGCGACAATCCGGCCACGGCGGGTGACGAGGGAGATGAAGAGGGGCGCAGGCGAGCGCGGAGGGTTACAGGAACCTCGGCGTGCGCCCCCGGCGTGCGCCTGTACGCCGTCCGCGCGGACGGCGTGTCAGGTCCGGCTCAGAGCGCCGCCTCGACGGCCTGGTCCACGGTCGTGTGCGTGAACCGGAAACCCGCGTCCAGCAGCCTGGCGGGCACCGTACGGTGGCTGCCCACCACCTCCACCGCCATCTCGCCCAGCGCCAGCTTCAGCGCGAACTCGGGGACGGCGGCCAGGGTCGGACGGTGCATCACCCGGCCCATCGCGGCGGTCACCTCCCGGTTGGTCACCGGCTCCGGGGCGCACAGGTTGAAGGGGCCGCTCAGCGTCTCGGTGTCGACCAGGAAGCGCAGGGCGGCCACCTCGTCGTGCATGGAGATGTAGCTCCAGTACTGCCGGCCGCTGCCCAGCCGGCCGCCGAGGCCGTACCTGAACAGCGGGAACAACTTTCCCCAGGCGCCGCCGTCGCCGGACACGACCAGGCCGGTCCTGGCGTGCGCCACCCGGATGCCGGCCGCCTCGGCCGGGGCGGTGGCCTGTTCCCACTCCACGCAGACCCGGGCCAGGTAGTCGCCGCCCGCGGGTGCGGTCTCGTCGATGATCCGGTCGCCGGTCTGCCCGTAGTAGCCCACCGCCGACCCGCTGACCAGCACCTTCGGCGGCTGCTCCAGACCGGCCACGGCCTCGGCGATGGTGCCGGTCCCCAGCAGCCGGCTCTCGTGGATCTCCCGCTTGTAGGACGCGGTCCAGCGGTGGTCGGCGATTCCGGCTCCGGCCAGGTGCACCACCGCGTCCAGCGGGGCGCCGTCGGCGCCCTTCGCCAGGGCGGCGCGGTCGATCTCGCGCAGCCGGGGGTTCCAGCGGACCTCGGTACTACCGTCCGGGCGTGGGGCGGGCGGGCGGCGCACCAGGCGGACGACGTGGTGACCGTCGCTGAGCAGCGAGCGGACGAGTGCGGACCCGATGAGGCCGGTCGAGCCGGTGACGGCAATGCGCATGGTGCCATCCTGGCAGGTCGGGCAATGTTGGACGGCGGGTGCGACCGTAGTTGGCTGGTCGCGCAGTTCCCCGCGCCCCTGGGGGTCTGCAACTGGTCCAGTTGCACCAGCTAGGGGCGCGGGGAACTGCGCGACAAACCATGCAAGCGCCGCACGCTACCCGCCGAACCGGTCCCACAGCCGGGGGAAACGTTCCTCCATGATCCGGGCGTCGTCGAAGTCGAAGGACCGTCCCGTCGGCTTTCCCGACTTGGACCTGATGCCGAGATCCGGCAGCGGCAGCCCGGTCAGCTGTTCGTGTGCCCGGTCCGCGGCGTCGCCGAGCTCCTCGGCGTCGCCGTCCTCCTCGTCGTCGAAGTCGGGGACCAGGTCCGCCAGCTCGTCCGGATCCGCCAGCGCGCCCTCGAAGACCTCGCGGCCCTGGCCGATCAGCCAGCAGCAGAAGAAGTCGAAGGCGTCGTCGCTCGCCCCTCCCAGCAGCAGATCCGCCGCTCCCCAGAGGTCCCAGCGCCAGGCCCGCACCATGCGGGCCTCGAACAGCCTGGCGAAGTCGATCACCTCGTCCGGCGTGCGCTCCACCAGCCGCTCGACCAGCAGGTCCGCGTGCTCCACCGGGTCGCCCTGAGCTCCCTCACGGGTCTCGTCGATCAACTGCCAGAAGTCCGTCTCGTCCATAGCCCTGATCCTCGCAGGTCTCCGGAGACGCCGCTGCCCCCGTCCGCCGAAGCGGCGACGGGGGCAGCGGCGTCGAAGGGTCAGAGCCCGAGGTCGCCCTCGAACGCGCCTTCCTCCAGGCGGGCCTTGACGGTGCCCAGGAAGCGGGCGGCGTCGGCGCCGTCGACCACGCGGTGGTCGTAGGACAGGGCCAGGTAGACCATGTCGCGCACGGCGATGGTCTCGCCGAGCTCCGGCGTGGTGACGACCACGGCACGCTTGACCGTCGCGCCGATGCCCAGGATCGCGACCTGCGGCGGCGTGAAGATCGGGGTGTCGAACAAGGCGCCGCGCGAGCCGGTGTTGGTGACGGTGAAGGTGCCGCCGGACAGCTCGTCCGGCTTGACCTTGTTGTCCCGAGTGCGGGCGGCAAGGTCTGCGGTCTTCTTGGCGATGCCGGCGATGTTGAGGTCGCCCGCGTCGTGGATGACCGGGACCATCAGGCCGCGCTCGGTGTCCACCGCGATGCCCACGTGCTCGGCGGCGTGGTAGGTGATCGTGCCCTCGGCGTCGTTGACGGTCGAGTTGACGATCGGGTTGGACTTGAGCGCCTCGGCGGCGGCCTTCACGAAGAAGGGCATCGGCGAGAGCTTGACGCCCTCACGGACGGCGAAGGCGTTCTTGGCCTGGGCGCGAAGGCGCATCACCTTGGTGACGTCGACCTCGACGACCGTGGTGAGCTGCGCGGTGGTCTGCAGCGCCTTCAGCATGTTGTCGGCGATGACCTTGCGCATGCGGGTCATCTTGACGGTCTGGCCGCGCAGCGGGGAGGCCTCGGCGACGGTCGCCGGAGCCTTGGTCGCAGCCGGGGCGGCGGACGCGGCTGGGGCTGCGGCGCGGGCGGCCTCCGCGGCGGCGAGCACGTCCTGCTTGCGGATCCGGCCGCCGACGCCGGTGCCCTGGACCGAGCTGAGGCTGATGCCCTGCTCGGAGGCCAGCTTGCGGACCAGCGGGGTGACGTAGGCGTCGCCGCCGTCGGCCGGGGCCGCCGGCGCGACCGGGGCGGCCACGACGGGAGCCGGAGCGGCGACGGGCGCCGGGGCGGCCGCGACCGGGGCCGGGGCGGCCACGACCGGCGCCGGGGCGGCGACCGGGGCGACGGGGGCCGGGGGAGCGACCGGGGCGGCCGGCGCGGGAGCCGCGACCGGGGCCGGGGCGGCCGGAGCAGCCGGGGCGGGGGCGGCGGCGCCGGGGGCCCCGATGACGGCCAGTTCGGCACCGACCTCGACGGTCTCGTCCTCGCCGACGGAGATCTTCAGCAGGACGCCGGACACCGGGGCCGGGATCTCGGTGTCGACCTTGTCGGTGGAGACCTCCAGCAGCGGCTCGTCGGCCTCGACGGTGTCGCCCTCGGCCTTGAGCCAGCGGGTGACGGTGCCCTCGGTCACGCTCTCGCCCAGGGCGGGGAGCAGGACCGGGGTGCCGGCCACGGCGGCCGGGGCGGCAGCGGGGGCGGCCGGCGCGGCGACGGGCGCCGGAGCGGCGGCCACCGGGGCCGGGGCCGCCGGAGCCGCGGGGGCCTCGACGGCGGCGGGGGCGGGCGCGGGCGCCGGCGCGCCGGTGCCGTCGTCGATGATCGCCAGCTCGGCGCCGACCTCGACGGTCTCGTCCTCGCCGACCTTGATCGAGGCCAGGATGCCGGAGGCGGGCGCCGGGATCTCGGTGTCGACCTTGTCGGTGGAGACCTCGAGCAGCGGCTCGTCGGCCTCGACGCGCTCACCCTCGGCCTTGAGCCAGCGGGTGACGGTGCCCTCGGTCACGCTCTCGCCGAGAGCGGGCAGTGTTACTGAGACTGCCATGAGTTCAGGTACTCCTACTTGGTGCGTGCGGATGGATGGCGGCGTAACCGGGGAGGTCAGTCGTGATTGTGCAGGGGCTTTCCGGCGAGCGCCAGGTGTGCCTCGCCGAGAGCCTCGTTCTGGGTCGGGTGCGCGTGGATCAGCTGGGCGACCTCGGAGGGCAGGGCCTCCCAGTTGTAGATCAGCTGTGCCTCGCCGACCTGCTCGCCCATGCGCTCGCCGACCATGTGGACGCCGACCACGGCGCCGTCCTTGACCTGGACCAGCTTGATCTCGCCGGCCGTCTTGAGGATCCGGCTCTTGCCGTTGCCGGCCAGGTTGAACTTGGCGGTGACGACCTTGTCGGCGCCGTAGAGCTCCTTGGCCTTGGCCTCGGTGATGCCGACGGAGGCGACCTCGGGGTTGCAGTAGGTCACTCGCGGCACACCGTCGTAGTCGATCGGGACGACCTTGAGGCCGGCCAGCCGCTCCGCGACGAGGATGCCCTCGGCGAAGCCGACGTGCGCCAGCTGCAGGGTCGGCACCAGGTCGCCGACGGCGGAGATGGTGGGGACGTTGGTCCGCATGTACTCGTCGACGAGGACGTAGCCGCGGTCCGTGGCGACGCCGGCCTCCTCGTAGCCGAGGTTCTGCGAGACCGGGCCGCGGCCGACGGCGACGAGCAGCAGCTCGGCCTCGATCTGCTTGCCGTTCTCCAGCGAGGCCCGGACGCCCGTCTCGGTGTACTCGACGCCGGCGAAGCGGGCGCCCAGCTCGAACTTGATGCCGCGCTTGCGGAAGGCGCGCTCCAGCAGCTTGGAGGAGTTCTCGTCCTCCAGCGGGGCCAGGTGCGGCAGCGCCTCGATGATGGTGACCTCGGCCCCGAAGGACTTCCACACCGACGCGAACTCGACGCCGATGACGCCGCCGCCGAGCACTATCACCGACTGCGGCACGCGGTCCAGGGTGAGCGCGTGGTCCGAGGAGATGATCCGGTTGCCGTCGATGGCCAGACCCGGCAGGGACTTCGGCACGGAGCCGGTCGCCAGGACGATGTGGCGGCCGGTGTAGCGCTCGCCGTTCACGTCCACCGAGGTGGGGGAGGAGAGGCGGCCCTCGCCGGTCACGTAGGTGATCTTGCGGCTGGCCACCAGGCCCTGCAGGCCCTTGTAGAGGCCGCTGACGACGCCGTCCTTGTAGGCGTGGACGCCGTTGATGTCGATGCCCTCGAAGCTGGCCTTCACGCCGAAGCCCGCGCTCTCGCGGGTCTGGTCGGCGACCTCACCGGCGTGCAGCAGCGCCTTGGTGGGGATACATCCCTGGTGGAGGCAGGTGCCACCGAGCTTGTTCTTCTCGATCAGAGCGACCTGGAGTCCAAGTTGGGCCGCCCGCAGAGCCGCGGCGTATCCGCCGCTTCCGCCTCCGAGAATGACTACGTCGAAAACGGTGCTGGCGTCGTTCGCCACGTCACGTCCTCCATGCAAAGGGTGCGGATCGTCCCGGTCGGTCGCCGGCCGGGGAGCGGTACTCCCTTGTGGGGAGACCAGTCGTGCCGGAAATACATCTTCGCACTTGTTTCCCGTGCTCGATGTCCGGGG from Streptomyces sp. 846.5 encodes:
- a CDS encoding aldo/keto reductase, whose protein sequence is MDLRQLGSTGPRVSAIGLGAMGMSGMYGPADETESIATVHAAMDAGVTLIDTGDFYGMGHNELLIRDALRSSGRGRDEVQISVKFGALRDADGGWLGNDARPQAVKNFLAYSLGRLGTDHVDIYRPARLDPDVPIEETVGAIAEQIQAGHVRHIGLSEVGAETLRRAHAVHPIADLQIEYSLISRGIEAEILPTARELGIGITAYGVLSRGLISGHWSADRATAPGDFRGIIPRFAAGNVETNLRLVETLRAVAETKGATVAQTAIAWVLAQGEDIVPLVGARRRERLSEALGALDLKLAADDLAAIEAAVPAGAAVGDRYIAAQMAHLDSEK
- a CDS encoding TetR family transcriptional regulator, which produces MAETALTSEQIIEAAEDVLRRFGPAKATVVDVARVLGVSHGTVYRHFPSKAALRAAVTRRWLARAHAALPAIATGSQSPDRRLRLWLEALYRAKKSKALDDPELFATYSVLAVESSSVLDEHIRALEAQLAVIIAEGQDDGIFARDGDPLTLAQIVFQATGRFHDPVYAAVWSAPTADRDFAALVGLLLRGLAAR
- a CDS encoding regulator, giving the protein MSPGPSRPVPHQASPPEARSQADRSQNARLAALIEEAGFSHAGLARRVDQLGLEHGLDLRYDKTSVTRWLRGQQPRGATPALIAEVFTRRLGRRLSAQDLGLDACAPVYAGLEFAETPAEAVDIVSSMWRKDTGAHSELRRIAFTPAGLVVPSRDWLIGRTDDRVARETPQELGIAAPPLRPGLRPGLPGIPAQTRRPLTPGALGVGAPGAGSGGIGHGEALPAPAPSAHLPRGLQRVGRGDVAAVRAVGDLFRSLDNAYGGGHARQALIRYLESEAEPMLRGRYSEPIGRSLFGAVADLTRLAGWTSYDIGAHGLAQRYFVQSLRLAQAANDRLYGAYILVTMSRQAVYLGHGREAVQLARVAQQGIGSAAPSPVQALMHAAEARGHGVIGDARSCTTSLVRAERALQTARPGDDLPPWARFFDEAQLADEFGHCYRDLQQWRPCAQHAERSLRLRGVGYARSRVFCRIVLATARLGMGEVDEACTGATEALRGAAEMRSLRAVEYVREFSRRLGPYRGTTAVRSFEEAAHAAGVI
- a CDS encoding NAD(P)/FAD-dependent oxidoreductase, with protein sequence MSRPVDVVVVGAGLAGLAAARQLTTAGLTVTVLESTTRTGGRTAGDHHDGFRLDHGSHLLNPSFPELDRSLDLQRLELRPLSPEVLVHQRGRRHRIGAAPRARNALTSVRAPIGAPWDKARLGAALTRFAATPTEQLLGRPERTAAEALALRGIPARTVDGFLRPLLAALLSDPHLASSSRVADLVLRGYARGGLSLPAGGIGAVPAQLAEALPAGTVRLGVRVTSVSADGVDTERHGRVPCRAVVVAADSRSAGELLPGLHQPGHHPVTTYYHVAADSPLAAPQLLLDADRGSSLVAHTLVLSEVDRSYAPGGGALISSTVLGRPHFGPDGPAALEPQVRRRLGRLYGVDPSGWEFLTVRHVPDALPAMVPPHHFRRPVRVLHGLYVCGDHRDTSTVQGALLSGRRAAGAVLRDLGLPSAAGAELAA
- a CDS encoding TIGR01777 family oxidoreductase codes for the protein MRIAVTGSTGLIGSALVRSLLSDGHHVVRLVRRPPAPRPDGSTEVRWNPRLREIDRAALAKGADGAPLDAVVHLAGAGIADHRWTASYKREIHESRLLGTGTIAEAVAGLEQPPKVLVSGSAVGYYGQTGDRIIDETAPAGGDYLARVCVEWEQATAPAEAAGIRVAHARTGLVVSGDGGAWGKLFPLFRYGLGGRLGSGRQYWSYISMHDEVAALRFLVDTETLSGPFNLCAPEPVTNREVTAAMGRVMHRPTLAAVPEFALKLALGEMAVEVVGSHRTVPARLLDAGFRFTHTTVDQAVEAAL
- a CDS encoding DUF4240 domain-containing protein, producing MDETDFWQLIDETREGAQGDPVEHADLLVERLVERTPDEVIDFARLFEARMVRAWRWDLWGAADLLLGGASDDAFDFFCCWLIGQGREVFEGALADPDELADLVPDFDDEEDGDAEELGDAADRAHEQLTGLPLPDLGIRSKSGKPTGRSFDFDDARIMEERFPRLWDRFGG
- the sucB gene encoding 2-oxoglutarate dehydrogenase, E2 component, dihydrolipoamide succinyltransferase, with amino-acid sequence MAVSVTLPALGESVTEGTVTRWLKAEGERVEADEPLLEVSTDKVDTEIPAPASGILASIKVGEDETVEVGAELAIIDDGTGAPAPAPAPAAVEAPAAPAAPAPVAAAPAPVAAPAAPAAAPAAVAGTPVLLPALGESVTEGTVTRWLKAEGDTVEADEPLLEVSTDKVDTEIPAPVSGVLLKISVGEDETVEVGAELAVIGAPGAAAPAPAAPAAPAPVAAPAPAAPVAPPAPVAPVAAPAPVVAAPAPVAAAPAPVAAPAPVVAAPVAPAAPADGGDAYVTPLVRKLASEQGISLSSVQGTGVGGRIRKQDVLAAAEAARAAAPAASAAPAATKAPATVAEASPLRGQTVKMTRMRKVIADNMLKALQTTAQLTTVVEVDVTKVMRLRAQAKNAFAVREGVKLSPMPFFVKAAAEALKSNPIVNSTVNDAEGTITYHAAEHVGIAVDTERGLMVPVIHDAGDLNIAGIAKKTADLAARTRDNKVKPDELSGGTFTVTNTGSRGALFDTPIFTPPQVAILGIGATVKRAVVVTTPELGETIAVRDMVYLALSYDHRVVDGADAARFLGTVKARLEEGAFEGDLGL
- the lpdA gene encoding dihydrolipoyl dehydrogenase; the protein is MANDASTVFDVVILGGGSGGYAAALRAAQLGLQVALIEKNKLGGTCLHQGCIPTKALLHAGEVADQTRESAGFGVKASFEGIDINGVHAYKDGVVSGLYKGLQGLVASRKITYVTGEGRLSSPTSVDVNGERYTGRHIVLATGSVPKSLPGLAIDGNRIISSDHALTLDRVPQSVIVLGGGVIGVEFASVWKSFGAEVTIIEALPHLAPLEDENSSKLLERAFRKRGIKFELGARFAGVEYTETGVRASLENGKQIEAELLLVAVGRGPVSQNLGYEEAGVATDRGYVLVDEYMRTNVPTISAVGDLVPTLQLAHVGFAEGILVAERLAGLKVVPIDYDGVPRVTYCNPEVASVGITEAKAKELYGADKVVTAKFNLAGNGKSRILKTAGEIKLVQVKDGAVVGVHMVGERMGEQVGEAQLIYNWEALPSEVAQLIHAHPTQNEALGEAHLALAGKPLHNHD